From Rutidosis leptorrhynchoides isolate AG116_Rl617_1_P2 chromosome 3, CSIRO_AGI_Rlap_v1, whole genome shotgun sequence, a single genomic window includes:
- the LOC139896178 gene encoding protein ENHANCED DISEASE RESISTANCE 2-like, translating to MNPKTAENYEPSYWTIFGCHNGLRFFKHAKDQESKRKSRHPALAAIGVIEDTPNVVFQTLMSLGSSRTQWDFCFKQGSVIETIDAHTDIIHKQLYDSWLPWGMKRRDLLLHRYWMKDDNGTYIILYHSVLHDKCPPQKGFIRASLISGGYVISPGNRYKQSVVRHMLAIDWKHWRSYLQKSFAGRLTIKMLERLAALRELFKTNLADYLLPEFTSHDLKKYSFLHKKEKDQYKRQTPSDDYLMKMEDESDEFFDCSEPLFDDELNDNQAVVVVEKKVTLPEDQTGNLPNSWSSPEPSIFQIRGETFFEDRKKITAENTLLHTVAVDWIKSDKREDHLASRPGNIVQKYAAEGRSEFFIVVNFQVPGTTMYNLASYHTIRTSIKDIPLLERFVNGDDSFRNSRIKVIPHVTKGPWVLKQTIRKPTLIGNMLKINYIFGKNYLEMDVDVGSSTSAKVLAGKAFSCFSSLIVDMAFVIQGNTQEELPEHLIGAFRLSHLDVSKAVWANS from the exons ATGAATCCTAAAACTGCTGAGAATTACGAACCGTCTTACTGGACAATATTTGGTTGTCACAATG GTCTCAGGTTTTTTAAACATGCAAAAGATCAAGAAAGTAAGAGAAAAAGTCGTCATCCGGCATTAGCTGCCATTGGTGTGATAGAAGACACACCGAACGTTGTTTTCCAAACACTTATGTCTCTTGGTTCTTCAAGAACACA ATGGGACTTTTGTTTTAAACAGGGTAGTGTGATTGAAACAATAGATGCTCACACTGATATTATTCATAAGCAGTTATACGACAGTTGGCTGCCTtg GGGTATGAAGCGACGAGATTTATTATTGCATCGATATTGGATGAAGGACGACAACGGGACATACA TTATACTTTATCATTCTGTACTTCACGATAAATGTCCCCCTCAGAAAGGATTTATCCGTGCTTCCCTTATAA GTGGAGGGTATGTAATATCTCCTGGGAATCGATATAAACAATCAGTTGTAAGACACATGCTTGCTATCGATTGGAAACATTGGAGGTCGTATTTACAGAAATCTTTTGCTGGACGCCTCACAATTAAGATGCTTGAGAGACTTGCTG CTTTGAGAGAACTTTTTAAGACAAACTTAGCCGATTACTTATTGCCTGAATTCACATCACACGATTTGAAGAAATATAGTTTTCtacataagaaagaaaaagatcagTATAAGAGGCAAACACCTTCAGATGATTACTTAATGAAAATGGAAGATGAATCAGATGAATTCTTTGATTGTTCAGAacctttgtttgatgatgaattaaATGATAATCAGGCTGTTGTTGTAGTGGAAAAGAAAG TCACTCTTCCAGAAGATCAAACGGGCAATTTGCCTAACAGTTGGTCATCTCCAGAACCTTCTATATTTCAAATTCGCGGGGAAACCTTTTTTGAAGATCGTAAAAag ATTACAGCAGAAAATACATTGCTGCATACAGTTGCAGTTGATTGGATAAAATCTGATAAGCGGGAAGATCATCTTGCTAGTCGACCTGGGAACATCGTCCAG AAATACGCTGCTGAAGGTCGCTCAGAATTCTTCATTGTTGTCAATTTTCAG GTTCCAGGTACTACAATGTATAATCTTGCATCATACCATACGATACGTACCTCTATCAAAGATATACCTTTGCTAGAGCGATTTGTAAATGGAGATGATTCATTTAGGAATTCGAGAATTAAAGTCATCCCTCATGTAACCAAG GGACCATGGGTTCTCAAGCAAACTATTCGTAAACCCACTCTGATTGGTAATATGCTTAAAATCAACTACATTTTTGGGAAGAATTACTTAGAG ATGGACGTTGATGTTGGTTCATCAACATCTGCTAAAGTGTTGGCTGGCAAGGCTTTCAGTTGCTTCAGTAGTTTGATTGTTGATATGGCTTTTGTTATACAG GGAAACACACAAGAAGAGCTTCCTGAACATCTAATTGGAGCTTTTCGTTTGAGCCATCTCGATGTTAGTAAAGCTGTTTGGGCAAACTCATGA
- the LOC139896179 gene encoding UDP-xylose transporter 1-like, with protein MSSGKRYQLGVIGALFLSVASSVSIVICNKALMSNLGFPFATTLTSWHLVVTYCTLHVAYRLHFFENKAIDMKTVILFGVLNGVSIGFLNLSLGFNSIGFYQMTKLAIIPFTVLLETLFLKKQFSKNIKLSIFVLLFGVGIASVTDLQLNFVGTVLSLLAIATTCVGQILTNTIQKRLNVTSTQLLYQSAPYQAAILFVSGPLVDQYLTKQNVFAFKYSPLILGFIILSCVIAVSVNFSTFLVIGKTSPVTYQVLGHLKTCLVLGFGYTLLHDPFTERNIIGILVAIVGMGLYSYFCTYENKKKQTDLSPASQIKDKDSNTPLLGHQDKENHFDVKKATKDSLV; from the exons atgtcctctggaaaaa GATATCAGTTGGGGGTTATTGGAGCATTATTTTTATCTGTTGCATCATCAGTATCAATTGTTATATGCAATAAAGCCTTGATGAGCAATCTTGGTTTTCCTTTTG CTACAACATTGACTAGTTGGCATTTGGTGGTAACATACTGCACACTTCACGTGGCATATCGTTTACATTTCTTTGAGAACAAGGCCATTGATATGAAAACCGTGATCCTTTTTGGTGTCCTAAATGGTGTTTCGATTGGTTTCCTTAACTTGAGCCTTGGCTTTAACTCCATTGGTTTTTATCAG ATGACCAAACTTGCAATCATACCTTTCACCGTCCTGTTAGAAACTCTTTTCTTGAAAAAACAGTTCAG CAAGAATATCAAGTTATCTATTTTCGTATTACTTTTTGGAGTTGGCATAGCATCGGTGACAGATCTTCAGCTAAATTTTGTTGGCACAGTTCTATCACTTCTAGCTATTGCCACCACTTGTGTTGGTCAAATT CTGACAAACACAATTCAAAAGAGATTAAATGTGACATCAACTCAACTGCTGTATCAATCAGCCCCATATCAAGCAGCAATATTGTTTGTTTCGGGCCCTTTAGTAGATCAGTACCTCACTAAGCAAAATGTTTTTGCTTTCAAATACTCGCCTCTTATTCTG GGATTCATTATACTATCATGTGTAATCGCGGTTTCTGTAAATTTTAGTACATTTTTGGTGATTGGGAAAACATCACCAGTTACATACCAGGTACTAGGACATCTAAAGACATGTCTTGTTCTTGGATTCGGGTATACATTACTACATGATCCTTTCACAGAGAGGAACATTATCGGAATACTTGTTGCCATTGTTGGAATGGGGTTGTATTCATACTTTTGTACCTACGAAAACAAAAAGAAACAAACAGACCTTTCTCCTGCTTCACAG attaaagataaagatagtAATACGCCTCTTTTGGGACATCAAGATAAAGAAAATCATTTTGATGTGAAGAAAGCAACCAAAGACTCCCTTGTTTAA
- the LOC139896180 gene encoding uncharacterized protein, with product MKGMHRSGVFKKSNGSAKLIITTIMGIVVGYFIGVSFPSVSLTKVILPSSIYSPFDVTIREERSFPENLGSGNTPATPKIFVPSNPRGAESLPPGIVVPETDLFLRRLWGDPGEDLKKKPKYLVTFTVGWGQRNNIDASIKKFSKDFQILLFHYDGLVTEWDQYEWSKQAIHISVKKQTKWWYAKRFLHPDIVAAYDYIFIWDEDLGVEHFNADKYINLVKKHGLEISQPGLEPNNGLTWQMTKRRGDKEVHKDTEEKPGWCSDPHLPPCAAFVEIMAPVFSKAAWRCVWHMIQNDLVHGWGLDFALRRCVKPAHEKIGVVDSQWIIHQVVPSLGSQGRSENGEAPWKGVRDRCKSEWALFQDRLANADKAYFKQIGKED from the exons ATGAAGGGCATGCATCGCAG TGGTGTTTTCAAGAAGTCAAATGGTAGCGCGAAACTTATTATAACTACAATTATGGGAATTGTTGTTGGATATTTCATTGGTGTTTCTTTTCCTTCTGTTTCTCTTACCAAG GTTATTTTACCTTCAAGCATATATTCACCATTTGATGTAACAATTCGCGAGGAACGCAGTTTCCCTGAAAATCTTGGTTCCGGTAATACTCCTGCAACACCtaag ATTTTTGTACCATCAAATCCTCGTGGTGCAGAGTCATTGCCACCTGGAATTGTAGTCCCGGAGACTGACTTATTTTTGAGAAGATTATGGGGCGATCCTGGTGAG GATCTTAAGAAGAAGCCGAAGTACTTAGTAACTTTTACTGTCGGTTGGGGTCAGAGGAATAATATTGATGCTTCAATAAAAAAG TTTTCTAAGGATTTCCAAATCTTGCTTTTTCACTATGATGGCCTAGTTACTGAGTGGGATCAATATGAGTGGTCAAAGCAGGCGATACATATTAGTGTAAAGAAACAAACCAAATG GTGGTATGCAAAGAGGTTTCTACATCCAGATATTGTAGCAGCATACGATTATATTTTCATTTGGGACGAAGATCTTGGTGTTGAACACTTTAATGCAGACAA ATATATCAATTTGGTTAAGAAACATGGTTTGGAGATTTCTCAGCCTGGTCTTGAGCCCAATAATGGATTAACGTGGCAAATGACAAAGAGGAGAGGTGATAAAGAAGTTCACAA GGATACCGAAGAGAAACCAGGATGGTGCAGTGATCCTCATTTGCCTCCATGTGCAGC ATTTGTAGAGATTATGGCTCCTGTATTCTCTAAGGCAGCTTGGCGGTGTGTGTGGCATATGATTcag AATGATTTGGTGCACGGATGGGGTTTAGATTTTGCTCTTAGAAGATGCGTAAAG CCTGCACACGAAAAAATTGGTGTTGTAGACTCACAATGGATCATTCATCAAGTTGTTCCTTCACTTGGGAGCCAG GGTCGATCTGAGAATGGTGAAGCACCATGGAAAGGG GTAAGAGATAGGTGCAAAAGCGAGTGGGCATTGTTCCAGGATCGACTTGCAAATGCAGATAAAGCTTACTTTAAGCAGATTGGTAAGGAGGACTGA